A genomic stretch from Clavelina lepadiformis chromosome 5, kaClaLepa1.1, whole genome shotgun sequence includes:
- the LOC143459762 gene encoding NFX1-type zinc finger-containing protein 1-like isoform X1, with amino-acid sequence MNRLERGRPWRRNVGRFDDHQNENLPRPPWPDRGRGGGRGIDGGRGRDGDRGRAGPVIRGRGRGVAPNNGTNHNHRVNAENHVIQLISYKALEEMVQDETIEARNVTLRLASDHSGFCQRLSQTDLDGGMIQMLLKVIGKMCRDDDPPDSLKRVLNNIIHTKFTDKIIRFLHALPRENAFRKQHAATHILNCLDLLRAWITRMPATSETDVSMLSANVKIVIEKMALGSDYKFEARLKEIDEILSEQLTQPTPTEEDNDLSEAERMHEMAPPNNFRDISVYPEAGDINGTQESFLRTNLVNSAYKNEDHYLDVQFRLLREDFVRPLREGIRHCFTPGGEMRLDRQRQTNVRVYENVSIEFPKPGRTGMQYYVHFDTKRLQNVRWDASRKLMYGNLVCLSFDKFERHFLFAIIVDRDPKQLKMGYVRLEFVSNNGNVGAGGNVEDALRELQLENDSEDSSDDDSSDEDDENVIEEQLAAVPGNSLLTQADMRRRYYMVETEAYFESYRHVLAGLQKTENIPLQQYIVRCQQEIRPPRYLRVAQQPRYDFKCIIEADDLPHTDVEVLKTDSWHSTEELSLDQSQLDALKSALTNEISLIQGPPGTGKTHVGLIVMKLLLANRQRRNENFIRNPLQRRRRAAIEYSQVLVICYTNHALDQFLEGIIKFQRTDVIRVGGRCKSKVLEQYKLMNVRRNSSTTLGRLNRRTIWDLWRDLSAQQHAMESCTDVLEVSTHSVLRLQQFESIIPHPLYEQFEMISLQSGCTADDALLMWLGVAEPDKILCDKPYILEECVNAVTAPLEKMGYNKRKVVQAILDSNSMEQQKILDWLEKNENNPGAADAFPTKDIIHLYLEKIEIPFDPQPLLDQGFHPLEVKCALLATDFRRPNIKYIETWLENKNKAAEDKENDPVQADNLNDEEDAHLEADVEFLEEQRAIDQDDEEPAAPSRRENEKKKTDQLAAATYDDIKEKMSSGKWELQPAERKRRKNKIKLQIGRVDAMSKRDAGDVAELFSLDENNRWRLYRRWLQDLRDQLRGRIIAEGDKYNQLARALVDAQNEQDYTILRSAKVVGMTTTGAAKYRDIVQRLPAKVVIVEEAAEVLEAHIVTSMPRNTEHLILIGDHQQLKPSPTVYELAKKFNLDISLFERMIKNGIPRSKLQLQHRMRPQIASLLRPHIYQVLEDHESVLHYPQVMGVQKNVFFLSHECRENNVQDGQSKVNHHEASFMVTFCQYLIQQGYLPGQITILTAYVGQLHIINRLKPKKLAGVRVTAVDNFQGEENDIILLSLVRSNDEGKIGFLGIENRVCVALSRAKIGLFCIGDFTLLAEKSRLWRIILEKLQEEGSTGDGLPLQCRNHPEKIFSARIAKDFEKVPEGGCGQQCVFRLNCGHRCTRFCHPDDERHTKFKCRKSCERKCPSGHLCRLKCHETCHCVVKVLKEIPNCGHIQTMDCGKDPNTFTCYVPCQDVLPCGHQCLGVCGVPCPTKCEVLVEKQLPCDHVQKIPCYRSEKPRKVDCMNPCGVELRCGHRCRGNCFSCKQGRLHERCREKCNRQLFCGHICQEDCSTKCPPCKKKCDTKCQHSACPKECFEPCVLCTERCNKWLGRNRKCSKLCSEPCDSTPVTKPCLKRLKCKHSCVGIVGEKCPELCRVCNKDKLTEIGEMFPGGDHGSSQRFIMLKCKHIFPAEFLDRWMEMKADASEDEGIQLKQCPQCKTVIRDSNRYRHIINQQLRLINQVREKINGKTEDVAKARKKLLRHFVSERDPLDTDSCATEWKELQKSINESKTMNDLVVAEIRLRNLSKLCDVETAVNGIPIFHLKLPKNILESLKANITIVRDWLFNNRPYFSDQEMLDFDCEFGKIKQQLIFIKFIRNSLFDAKRGDEMLKSYLKRAGNLLFSSTLRFTDDHEVEVERAMKDITDYAPSLVSGLGISEEEKKMVVKAMSFQKGHWYKCRNDHIYCIGNCGGAELTATCPECQQTIGGAGHRLADGNQVAGEMDGSTRPAYDPQNLLIPPEV; translated from the exons atgaacAGGCTTGAAAGAGGAAGACCTTGGAGAAGAAACGTTGGAAG ATTTGACGACCATCAAAATGAAAATCTTCCTCGGCCGCCGTGGCCAGATCGTGGCAGAGGTGGAGGTCGTGGCATAGATGGAGGTCGTGGCAGAGATGGAGATCGTGGCAGAGCTGGTCCTGTCATTCGAGGCCGGGGTCGAGGTGTGGCTCCAAATAATGGAACCAATCACAATCACAG AGTGAATGCTGAAAACCACGTCATCCAACTGATTAGTTACAAGGCTCTGGAGGAAATGGTTCAAGATGAAACAATCGAAGCGAGGAACGTCACTCTCCGACTGGCAAGTGATCACTCGGGTTTTTGCCAACGCTTATCACAAACTGATTTAGATGGAG GGATGATTCAAATGTTACTGAAAGTTATTGGGAAAATGTGTCGCGATGACGACCCTCCGGATTCACTCAAGCGTGTCCTGAATAACATCATTCACACGAAGTTTACCGACAAGATAATCAGGTTCTTGCACGCCCTGCCTAGAGAAAA TGCATTTAGAAAGCAACACGCAGCTACACATATTTTAAATTGCTTGGATTTATTGCGCGCTTGGATCACAAGGATGCCAGCGACCTCAGAGACAGAC GTATCAATGCTTAGTGCTAATGTGAAGATTGTTATTGAAAAGATGGCACTGGGCTCAGACTATAAATTTGAAGCACGTTTGAAGGAGATCGATGAAATTTTAAGTGAACAACTGACACAACCCACACCAACAGAAGAAGA CAATGACTTGTCTGAAGCTGAAAGGATGCATGAAATGGCGCCACCTAATAACTTCCGAGATATTTCAGTTTATCCAGAAGCTGGCGATATAAACGGCACTCAGGAAAGTTTCCTGAGAACAAACCTTGTCAACTCAGCTTACAAGAA TGAAGACCATTACCTGGATGTGCAGTTTCGACTGTTGAGAGAAGATTTTGTTCGTCCGTTGCGTGAAGGGATAAGACACTGTTTTACACCAG GTGGCGAAATGCGACTGGATAGGCAAAGGCAAACCAACGTTCGAGTTTACGAAAATGTTTCCATCGAATTTCCAAAACCAGGCAGAACAG GAATGCAATATTACGTGCATTTTGACACCAAGAGGCTTCAAAATGTGAGGTGGGACGCATCACGCAAGTTGATGTATGGAAACCTCGTCTGCTTGTCGTTTGATAAATTTGAG AGACACTTCCTCTTCGCCATTATAGTCGACCGTGATCCGAAGCAGCTAAAGATGGGATACGTGAGGTTGGAGTTTGTATCCAACAACGGGAACGTCGGAGCAGGAGGAAACGTGGAGGACGCTCTCCGCGAACTTCAGCTGGAAAACGATTCTGAAGACTCTTCAGATGACGACTCTTCTGATGAGGATGATGAAAACGTTATAG AAGAGCAACTCGCAGCAGTTCCAGGCAATAGTCTTCTTACACAGGCAGACATGAGACGGAGATACTACATGGTGGAAACTGAGGCTTACTTTGAATCCTACCGACATGTTTTGGCCGGCTTGCAAA aaACGGAAAACATTCCTTTGCAGCAATATATTGTCAGGTGCCAGCAGGAGATACGACCACCTCGATATCTCCGAGTCGCCCAACAACCTCGCTACGACTTCAAGTGCATAATAGAAGCAGATG ACCTGCCGCACACCGATGTTGAGGTTTTAAAGACCGACAGCTGGCACAGCACAGAAGAACTAAGTCTGGACCAGTCACAACTTGACGCACTCAAGTCCGCTCTGACCAATGAGATTTCACTCATACAAGGCCCACCTGGAACTGGAAAAACTCACGTCGGACTCATCGTGATGAAACTGCTTCTGGCCAATAGACAGCGAAG GAATGAAAACTTCATCAGGAATCCCCTCCAACGACGACGCCGAGCGGCCATAGAGTACTCCCAAGTGCTGGTGATCTGCTACACCAACCATGCCCTGGACCAGTTCCTCGAAGGAATCATCAAGTTCCAGAGAACTGACGTCATCCGTGTCGGTGGACGCTGCAAGTCGAAAGTCTTGGAGCAATATAAGTTGATGAACGTTCGGAGAAACTCTTCGACCACTCTTGGAAGATTGAATCGGCGGACAATCTGGGATCTCTGgc GTGACTTGAGTGCACAACAACACGCCATGGAATCATGCACTGATGTACTGGAAGTCTCCACTCATTCTGTGCTTCGGCTGCAACAATTTGAAAGCATCATTCCACATCCGCTCTATGAACAATTTGAAATGATCAGTCTTCAAAGTGGTTGCACAG CCGATGACGCTCTTTTGATGTGGCTCGGTGTGGCTGAACCTGACAAAATTCTCTGTGACAAGCCTTACATTCTAGAAG AATGCGTAAATGCTGTCACTGCTCCACTGGAGAAGATGGgctacaacaagagaaaggtCGTACAAGCCATCCTTGATTCCA ACTCAATGGAGCAGCAAAAAATCTTGGATTGGTTGGAAAAGAATGAAAACAATCCCGGAGCAGCAGATGCTTTTCCAACTAAAG ACATCATACATTTATATTTGGAGAAGATCGAAATTCCTTTTGATCCCCAACCTCTGCTGGATCAAGGATTCCACCCACTTGAGGTCAAATGCGCTCTTCTTGCCACCG actTCAGGCGACCGAACATCAAATACATTGAAACTTGGTTGgagaataaaaacaaagcagcTG aaGATAAAGAAAACGATCCGGTTCAAGCTGACAATTTAAATGATGAAGAAGATGCTCATCTTGAAGCAGATGTTGAGTTCCTGGAGGAGCAAAGAGCGATTGACCAag ACGACGAAGAACCTGCAGCGCCCTCAAGaagagaaaatgaaaaaaagaaaactgacCAACTTGCCGCCGCCACTTATGACGacataaaag AAAAAATGTCGTCAGGAAAATGGGAGTTGCAGCCAGCGGAGAGGAAACGTCGAAAGAACAAGATAAAGCTGCAGATCGGTCGAGTTGACGCGATGTCCAAGCGAGATGCAGGGGACGTGGCCGAGCTTTTTAGCCTCGATGAAAACAACAGATGGCGATTGTACCg TCGTTGGCTCCAAGATCTCAGAGACCAGCTTCGTGGTCGGATCATCGCTGAAGGTGATAAATACAACCAGCTCGCTAGGGCACTGGTGGACGCCCAGAACGAACAAGATTACACGATTTTGCGAAGTGCGAAGGTCGTTGGCATGACAACCACCGGAGCTGCAAAGTACAGGGACATCGTACAAAGACTTCCG GCAAAAGTTGTCATTGTTGAAGAAGCGGCCGAAGTGTTGGAAGCtcacattgtgacgtcaatgCCACGCAACACAGAACACTTAATTCTGATTGGTGACCATCAGCAACTGAAACCTTCGCCGACCGTCTATGAACTTGCCAAGAAATTTAACCTCGATATTTCGTTGTTTGAGCGAATG ATTAAGAACGGGATTCCTCGGAGCAAGCTGCAACTCCAGCATCGGATGCGACCCCAAATCGCGAGTTTATTGCGTCCCCACATCTATCAAGTCCTGGAAGATCATGAGAGCGTCCTCCATTATCCTCAGGTGATGGGAGTCCAGAAAAACGTCTTTTTCCTCTCGCACGAATGCCGCGAGAACAACGTCCAAGATGGACAGAGCAAG GTTAACCACCACGAGGCCAGCTTCATGGTTACCTTCTGCCAATATCTCATTCAACAGGGCTACTTGCCGGGACAGATCACCATACTCACAGCTTATGTCG GGCAGCTTCACATCATCAATCGACTGAAGCCAAAGAAGTTGGCGGGAGTTCGAGTGACAGCAGTGGACAATTTCCAAGGGGAGGAAAACGACATCATATTACTCTCACTTGTACGGAGTAATGATGAG GGCAAAATTGGATTTCTCGGGATCGAGAATCGAGTCTGTGTCGCGTTGTCTCGAGCAAAGATAGGATTGTTCTGCATCGGAGATTTCACT TTGCTAGCGGAAAAGAGTCGTCTATGGCGAATCATCCTGGAGAAGTTGCAAGAAGAGGGAAGCACCGGGGATGGATTGCCCCTGCAGTGCAGGAATCACCCGGAGAAGATTTTTAGCGCAAGAATTGCGAAAGATTTCGAGAAAGTTCCAGAAG GTGGTTGTGGACAGCAGTGTGTTTTCCGACTCAACTGCGGTCACCGATGCACAAGATTTTGTCATCCCGATGACGAGCGTCACACAAAGTTTAAATGCAGGAAGTCTTGTGAAAGAAAATGCCCCAGCGGTCATCTTTGTCGTCTGAAGTGTCACGAGACCTGTCATTGTGTTGTTAAAGTGTTAAAG GAGATTCCCAATTGTGGTCACATTCAAACGATGGACTGCGGCAAAGATCCCAACACATTCACCTGCTATGTTCCCTGCCAAGACGTGCTTCCATGTGGTCACCAATGCTTAGGCGTTTGTGGGGTTCCATGTCCAACTAAATGCGAAGTTTTGGTTGAAA AGCAATTACCGTGCGATCACGTGCAGAAGATCCCATGCTATAGATCAGAGAAACCTCGGAAAGTTGATTGCATGAATCCGTGTGGCGTGGAACTGAGATGCGGACATAGATGCAGAGGAAATTGCTTCTCATGTAAACAG GGTCGTCTGCACGAACGCTGCCGTGAAAAATGCAACCGCCAGCTTTTCTGCGGCCATATTTGCCAGGAAGATTGCTCCACCAAGTGTCCGCCGTGCAAGAAGAAATGTGACACAAAGTGTCAGCACAGTGCGTGCCCAAAGGAATGCTTTGAACCTTGTGTCCTGTGCAC CGAAAGATGCAACAAATGGCTTGGACGCAACCGCAAGTGTTCGAAGCTGTGTAGCGAGCCATGCGATTCCACACCAGTTACCAAGCCATGCTTGAAG AGGTTGAAATGCAAACACTCCTGCGTTGGAATAGTTGGTGAGAAGTGTCCCGAACTGTGCCGGGTTTGCAACAAAGATAAACTGACCGAGATTGGAGAAATGTTTCCTGGTGGTGATCATGGATCCTCTCAGAG GTTTATCATGCTCAAATGCAAGCACATCTTCCCTGCTGAGTTCCTTGATCGATGGATGGAGATGAAAGCGGATGCCTCAGAAGACGAAGGGATCCAACTGAAGCAATGTCCTCAGTGTAAGACTGTGATCCGTGACTCGAACAGATACCGACACATCATCAACCAGCAGCTGAG GTTAATCAACCAAGTGAGAGAAAAGATTAATGGAAAGACCGAGGACGTGGCAAAGGCGAGAAAAAAACTTCTGAGGCATTTCGTTTCTGAGCGAGATCCTCTTGATACGGATTCTTGTGCAACAGAATGGAAGGAACTGCAAAAATCGATT AACGAATCGAAAACGATGAATGACTTGGTGGTGGCTGAAATAAGATTGCGTAATCTTTCAAAGCTTTGTGACGTAGAGACAGCAGTTAACGGAATTCcgatttttcatttaaaattgcCAAAGAATATACTCGAAA GTTTAAAAGCGAACATCACCATTGTAAGGGACTGGCTCTTCAACAACCGTCCATATTTCTCCGACCAGGAAATGCTCGATTTCGATTGTGAGTTTGgaaaaatcaaacaacagCTGATTTTCATCAAGTTTATCAGGAACTCTTTATTTGACGCGAA GAGAGGAGATGAGATGTTGAAGAGTTATCTCAAGAGAGCTGGAAACCTTCTCTTCTCCTCCACTCTTCGCTTCACTGATGATCATGAGGTGGAAGTGGAAAGGGCGATGAAAGATATCACAGATTAT GCTCCGTCTTTAGTGTCCGGCCTAGGGATCAGcgaagaagaaaagaaaatggtcGTGAAGGCGATGTCGTTCCAGAAAGGCCACTGGTACAAATGCAGGAATGATCACATCTACTGCATCGGAAATTGTGGGGGGGCGGAGCTCACAGCTACTTGCCCTGAGTGCCAACAGACCATCG GAGGTGCAGGTCACAGATTGGCGGACGGAAACCAAGTTGCCGGTGAAATGGACGGATCTACGAGACCAGCCTACGATCCGCAAAATTTACTTATCCCGCCAGAAGTTTGA